A genomic region of Pseudomonas abietaniphila contains the following coding sequences:
- a CDS encoding PQQ-dependent sugar dehydrogenase gives MFKLRPQMVVLLLVAGGLAACGESSRLQVSDGTGPSPKLPEPNKTLIPTVNIAPAVGWAAGAKPIAAPGTQVAAFAENLDHPRWLYVLPNGDVLVAETNAPPKPDDGKGIRGWVMKKVMGRAGAGVPSANRITLLRDKDHDGVAETRTVFIDHLNSPFGMTLVGNNFYVADTDRLLRFNYEPGETSIKGEPLKVTDLPGGTINHHWTKNVIASKDGSKLYVTVGSNSNVGENGLDAEEGRAAIWEVDAATGNHRIFASGLRNPNGMDWDPRTGKLWTAVNERDEIGSDLVPDYVTSVQDGAFYGWPFSYYGQHVDIRVSPQNPELVQKAIAPDFAVGPHTASLGLAFADGKSLPAPFNEGLFVGQHGSWNRKPHSGYKVLFVPFKDGKPSGTPVDLLTGFLSPDEKAQGRPVGVVNDNKGGVLVADDVGNKIWRVTAARTVQASNSAP, from the coding sequence ATGTTCAAACTCAGACCCCAGATGGTGGTTTTACTGTTGGTCGCCGGAGGGCTCGCGGCCTGCGGCGAGTCATCCAGGTTGCAGGTTTCGGACGGCACCGGCCCGTCACCCAAGCTTCCCGAACCGAACAAGACCCTTATCCCCACCGTGAACATCGCCCCGGCTGTTGGCTGGGCGGCGGGCGCAAAACCCATCGCCGCACCCGGCACACAAGTCGCGGCGTTCGCGGAGAACCTCGATCACCCTCGTTGGCTGTATGTGTTGCCCAACGGTGACGTACTGGTGGCGGAGACCAACGCGCCGCCCAAGCCTGACGATGGCAAAGGCATTCGCGGCTGGGTCATGAAAAAAGTCATGGGACGGGCGGGCGCAGGCGTTCCCAGCGCCAACCGCATTACGCTGCTGCGTGACAAAGATCACGACGGCGTCGCCGAAACCCGCACCGTGTTCATCGATCACCTCAATTCGCCGTTTGGCATGACCCTGGTCGGCAACAACTTTTATGTCGCCGACACTGACCGCCTGTTGCGCTTCAACTACGAACCGGGCGAGACATCGATCAAGGGCGAACCGCTGAAAGTCACGGACTTGCCGGGCGGCACGATCAATCATCACTGGACCAAGAACGTCATCGCCAGCAAAGACGGCAGCAAGCTGTACGTCACGGTGGGCTCAAACAGCAATGTCGGTGAAAACGGCCTCGACGCGGAAGAAGGCCGCGCAGCAATATGGGAAGTGGACGCTGCCACCGGCAACCACCGCATCTTCGCCTCAGGCCTGCGCAATCCCAACGGCATGGATTGGGACCCGCGCACCGGCAAGTTATGGACCGCCGTCAACGAGCGAGACGAGATCGGCAGCGATCTGGTGCCCGACTACGTAACCTCCGTTCAGGATGGTGCTTTCTATGGCTGGCCCTTCAGTTATTACGGCCAGCACGTGGACATTCGGGTTTCGCCACAGAATCCGGAACTCGTGCAGAAGGCCATTGCGCCTGACTTTGCGGTAGGTCCCCACACCGCCTCGCTGGGCCTGGCCTTCGCGGACGGCAAGTCGTTGCCGGCACCGTTCAACGAAGGCTTGTTCGTCGGCCAGCACGGCTCGTGGAACCGCAAACCTCACAGTGGCTACAAGGTGCTTTTCGTGCCCTTCAAGGACGGCAAGCCAAGCGGAACGCCGGTTGACCTGTTGACCGGCTTCCTCTCCCCCGACGAAAAAGCGCAAGGTCGCCCGGTGGGCGTGGTGAATGACAACAAAGGCGGGGTGTTGGTGGCCGATGACGTCGGCAACAAGATCTGGCGCGTGACGGCGGCACGGACGGTGCAGGCGTCGAACTCAGCGCCATGA